The following proteins are encoded in a genomic region of Herminiimonas arsenicoxydans:
- the glyS gene encoding glycine tRNA synthetase, beta subunit (Glycine--tRNA ligase beta chain) (GlyRS) (Evidence 2a : Function of homologous gene experimentally demonstrated in an other organism; PubMedId : 15733854; Product type e : enzyme) — MSNSVTIGMDTKNLLIELFVEELPPKALKKIGDAFAQLLQASLKTQGLLSTDSVLTQFASPRRLGVHLTQVAEQADDKQVMQKLMPASVGLTADGKATPALLKKLSALGANESAVAGLKRESDGKAEVLFFNSIVTGVTLADGLQKALEETLAKLPIPKVMGYQLADGWETVNFVRPAHGLVALHGADVINVSALGLTAGNTTRGHRFEAGLDPVYIRDADSYAKQIATEGAVIASFAERRAEIVRQLAAAASEAGDNLTPIEDEDLLDEVTGLVERPNVLIGQFEETFLAVPQECLILTMKANQKYFPLLDSKGNLSNKFLIVSNIRPADASLVIGGNERVVRPRLADAKFFFDQDRKKTLASRVAGLDKVVYHNKLGTQGERIARVRAIAQAIAAKLGIDVQQADTAAQLAKADLLTDMVGEFPELQGIMGRYYALHDGLAENVADAIEDHYKPRFAGDTLPRNPVGMVVALADKLETLVGLFSIGQIPTGDKDPFALRRHALGVIRMLIEGKLDIGINELIAAAEQPFNKLAIEHRDALITFIFDRLANALREQGYSAQEIDAVLALQPQKLADVASRLAAVRAFAVLPEAPALAAANKRVGNILKKVEGEVTAKVDPALLKEAAEIALNQTLTTVKPQADTAFARGDYAASLQVLAALKTPVDAFFESVMVNADDAALRNNRLGLLATLHHAMNQVADISKLAA, encoded by the coding sequence ATGAGCAACAGCGTAACTATCGGCATGGATACCAAAAATTTATTAATCGAACTGTTCGTCGAAGAACTTCCGCCCAAGGCATTGAAAAAAATCGGCGATGCTTTTGCACAGCTTTTGCAGGCATCGCTGAAAACGCAAGGTCTGTTATCAACAGACAGCGTGCTGACGCAATTTGCCTCGCCGCGCCGGCTCGGCGTGCACCTGACGCAAGTTGCCGAACAAGCCGATGACAAGCAGGTCATGCAAAAACTCATGCCGGCCAGCGTCGGCTTGACGGCAGATGGCAAGGCCACACCGGCATTATTGAAAAAACTTTCCGCTCTGGGTGCAAACGAATCTGCAGTCGCCGGCTTGAAACGCGAATCCGACGGCAAGGCCGAAGTATTGTTTTTCAACAGCATCGTCACCGGCGTCACACTGGCCGACGGCTTGCAAAAAGCGCTGGAAGAAACACTGGCAAAATTACCCATCCCAAAAGTCATGGGCTATCAATTGGCCGATGGCTGGGAAACCGTCAACTTCGTGCGCCCTGCGCATGGCCTGGTGGCACTGCACGGTGCCGATGTCATCAACGTTTCAGCACTCGGTCTCACCGCCGGTAATACAACCCGCGGCCATCGCTTTGAAGCAGGACTCGATCCGGTTTACATCCGCGACGCGGACAGCTATGCAAAACAAATCGCGACCGAAGGCGCCGTCATCGCCAGCTTCGCCGAACGCCGTGCAGAAATCGTGCGCCAGCTCGCTGCAGCCGCAAGCGAAGCCGGCGACAATCTGACGCCGATTGAAGATGAAGACTTGCTGGATGAAGTAACCGGCCTGGTCGAACGTCCGAATGTATTGATAGGCCAGTTTGAAGAAACCTTCCTCGCCGTACCGCAGGAATGTCTGATCCTGACGATGAAGGCCAATCAGAAATATTTTCCTCTGCTCGACAGCAAGGGCAATCTGAGCAACAAGTTTTTGATCGTGTCCAATATTCGTCCGGCCGATGCCAGCCTCGTCATCGGCGGCAACGAGCGCGTCGTACGTCCGCGTCTGGCCGACGCCAAATTCTTCTTCGACCAGGATCGCAAGAAAACCCTGGCTTCGCGTGTCGCCGGTCTGGATAAAGTCGTTTATCACAACAAGCTCGGTACTCAGGGCGAGCGTATTGCACGCGTGCGCGCCATTGCACAAGCCATCGCAGCCAAACTCGGTATCGATGTACAACAAGCCGATACCGCAGCACAACTGGCCAAGGCTGATCTGCTGACCGATATGGTCGGCGAATTTCCGGAACTGCAAGGCATCATGGGACGTTACTACGCCTTGCACGACGGCCTGGCAGAGAATGTGGCGGATGCGATTGAAGATCACTATAAACCGCGCTTCGCCGGCGATACGCTGCCGCGCAATCCGGTCGGCATGGTGGTCGCACTGGCCGACAAACTGGAAACGCTGGTCGGCCTGTTCAGCATCGGGCAGATCCCGACTGGCGACAAGGATCCGTTTGCCTTGCGTCGCCATGCGCTGGGCGTGATTCGCATGCTGATCGAAGGCAAGCTCGATATCGGCATCAATGAATTGATCGCAGCGGCAGAACAGCCATTCAACAAGCTGGCGATCGAACATCGCGATGCGCTGATCACCTTCATTTTCGATCGTCTTGCCAATGCGCTGCGCGAACAAGGCTACAGCGCGCAAGAGATCGATGCAGTACTCGCCTTGCAACCGCAAAAACTGGCTGATGTTGCCAGCCGTCTGGCCGCAGTGCGCGCCTTCGCCGTCCTGCCGGAAGCACCGGCGCTGGCCGCAGCGAACAAGCGGGTCGGCAATATACTGAAAAAAGTCGAGGGCGAAGTGACGGCGAAAGTCGATCCCGCGCTGCTGAAGGAAGCAGCAGAAATCGCCTTGAATCAAACGCTGACAACAGTCAAGCCGCAAGCCGATACCGCATTTGCGCGTGGCGACTATGCGGCCTCCCTGCAGGTATTGGCGGCATTGAAAACGCCGGTCGATGCTTTCTTTGAAAGCGTGATGGTAAATGCCGACGATGCGGCATTGCGCAACAATCGGCTGGGCTTGCTGGCGACCTTGCACCATGCGATGAATCAGGTCGCCGATATTTCCAAGCTGGCTGCCTAA
- the glyQ gene encoding glycine tRNA synthetase, alpha subunit (Glycine--tRNA ligase alpha chain) (GlyRS) (Evidence 2a : Function of homologous gene experimentally demonstrated in an other organism; PubMedId : 15733854; Product type e : enzyme) — protein sequence MLTFQQIILTLQKYWDAQGCALLQPYDMEVGAGTSHTATFLRSIGPEPWKAAYVQPSRRPKDGRYGENPNRLQHYYQFQVVLKPAPANILELYLGSLEALGFDLKANDIRFVEDDWENPTLGAWGLGWEVWLNGMEVTQFTYFQQVGGINCKPITGEITYGLERLAMYLQGVDNVYDLKWTEGLSYGDVYKQNEIEQSTYNFEHSDADFLFTAFGAHEKQALNLIENKLALPAYEQVLKAAHTFNLLDARGAISVTERAAYIGRIRNLARSVARSYLDSRARLGFPMATPEHAAEVLAQIEKETA from the coding sequence ATGCTCACATTTCAACAAATCATTCTCACGCTGCAAAAGTACTGGGATGCGCAAGGTTGCGCACTGCTGCAGCCATACGACATGGAAGTCGGCGCCGGCACTTCGCACACCGCCACCTTCCTGCGTTCCATCGGCCCTGAACCATGGAAGGCGGCATACGTGCAGCCATCGCGCCGGCCGAAAGACGGCCGCTATGGTGAAAACCCGAATCGCCTGCAGCATTACTATCAATTCCAGGTCGTGCTGAAACCGGCGCCGGCAAATATTCTCGAACTGTATCTGGGTTCGCTCGAAGCACTGGGTTTCGACCTGAAGGCCAACGACATCCGCTTTGTCGAAGACGACTGGGAAAACCCGACACTGGGCGCCTGGGGTCTCGGCTGGGAAGTCTGGCTCAACGGCATGGAAGTCACACAGTTCACTTACTTCCAGCAAGTCGGCGGCATCAACTGCAAACCGATCACCGGCGAAATCACCTACGGTCTGGAACGCCTCGCGATGTATCTGCAAGGCGTCGATAACGTCTACGACCTGAAATGGACCGAAGGCCTGTCCTACGGCGACGTCTACAAACAGAACGAGATCGAACAGTCAACCTACAACTTCGAACACAGCGACGCCGATTTCCTGTTTACCGCTTTCGGCGCACATGAAAAACAGGCACTCAATCTGATCGAAAACAAACTTGCATTGCCGGCTTACGAACAAGTGCTGAAAGCTGCGCATACCTTCAATCTGCTGGATGCACGCGGCGCCATTTCTGTCACTGAGCGAGCCGCCTATATAGGCCGCATACGCAATCTGGCACGCAGCGTCGCCCGCAGCTACCTCGACAGTCGCGCCCGCCTCGGCTTTCCGATGGCAACACCTGAACATGCCGCCGAAGTGCTGGCTCAAATCGAAAAAGAAACAGCATGA
- the lnt gene encoding apolipoprotein N-acyltransferase (ALP N-acyltransferase) (Evidence 2a : Function of homologous gene experimentally demonstrated in an other organism; PubMedId : 1938881, 2032623, 8344936; Product type e : enzyme) — translation MRDVRDARPSRRHSLLANVSTSLPLRLQAAPAMLLALSAGALNVLAFAPVGWWPLQIITLALLFHLVLQAPTIKSAVFTGWAYGFGWSACSVYWLYISMHQYGGMPAPMAALAVALLAMLLGAFFAIATGFAAYFKHRRHASTTILLLLVFPALWMLSEWLRGWVLTGFPWVVSGYAHTASPLTGFAPLIGVYGLGWLAALLAGCLALLPTRKSALVLMIAIFAAGFALHSISWTTPHGAPISVRLLQGNVPQEIKFDPEQANVTLTLYEDMIRSAPADLIATPETALPLLAHQLPEDYLPRLAEFATASSSHLAIGIAVSDGPQQYANSVIGITPATASRTVPALYRYDKHHLVPFGEFIPLGFRWFVDMMHIPLGDFTRGATLQAPFAVKDQWVLPNICYEDLFGEEIAGQLRASTAAGNPAATLLLNVSNIAWFGDSIALPQHLQISQMRAIETGRPMLRATNTGTTAVINPHGEVVAQLKPFERGILTASVQGYSGLTPYVSLGNAAIVLLAFALLIAAYYLTRRNPNSL, via the coding sequence CGGGATGCCCGCCCATCGCGCCGCCACTCTCTGCTCGCAAACGTGAGCACCTCACTTCCCTTGCGCCTGCAAGCTGCACCCGCCATGCTGCTGGCCTTGTCGGCCGGCGCACTGAATGTCCTCGCCTTCGCACCGGTCGGCTGGTGGCCGCTGCAAATTATCACGCTCGCGCTGCTGTTCCATCTGGTATTGCAGGCGCCTACCATCAAATCTGCCGTCTTCACCGGCTGGGCCTACGGCTTCGGCTGGTCGGCCTGCAGCGTGTACTGGCTCTACATCAGCATGCATCAATACGGCGGCATGCCGGCGCCTATGGCAGCATTGGCGGTTGCGCTGCTGGCCATGCTGCTGGGTGCGTTTTTCGCCATTGCTACCGGCTTTGCCGCCTACTTCAAACACAGGCGGCATGCCTCCACAACAATATTGTTGCTACTGGTTTTCCCTGCCTTGTGGATGCTCTCCGAATGGTTGCGCGGCTGGGTGCTGACAGGCTTCCCATGGGTGGTATCCGGTTATGCACACACCGCCAGCCCGCTCACCGGCTTCGCGCCGCTCATCGGCGTATACGGCCTCGGATGGCTGGCAGCATTGCTGGCCGGCTGTCTGGCATTGCTGCCGACGAGAAAATCTGCGCTGGTCTTGATGATTGCAATTTTCGCAGCCGGCTTCGCACTGCATTCCATCAGCTGGACGACACCGCACGGCGCACCCATTTCCGTGCGCCTGTTGCAGGGCAACGTACCACAGGAAATCAAATTCGATCCCGAACAGGCGAACGTCACACTGACCCTTTACGAAGACATGATACGCAGCGCGCCGGCAGATCTGATCGCCACACCGGAAACTGCACTGCCGCTATTGGCGCATCAATTGCCGGAAGACTATCTGCCGCGCCTGGCCGAATTCGCCACCGCGTCGAGTAGCCATCTTGCCATCGGCATCGCCGTCAGCGACGGCCCGCAGCAATACGCCAACAGCGTGATCGGCATTACGCCGGCCACCGCCAGCCGCACCGTCCCCGCACTGTATCGTTATGACAAACATCATCTGGTGCCGTTTGGCGAATTCATCCCGCTCGGCTTTCGCTGGTTTGTCGACATGATGCACATCCCGCTCGGCGACTTTACGCGCGGCGCAACACTGCAGGCACCGTTTGCCGTCAAGGATCAATGGGTCTTGCCGAATATTTGTTACGAGGATTTGTTCGGTGAAGAAATCGCGGGCCAGTTGCGCGCCAGTACAGCGGCCGGCAATCCGGCTGCCACGCTGTTGCTGAACGTTTCCAACATCGCTTGGTTCGGTGATTCGATCGCCTTGCCGCAGCATCTGCAGATTTCACAAATGCGCGCCATTGAAACCGGCCGCCCCATGCTGCGCGCCACGAATACCGGCACCACCGCAGTCATCAATCCGCACGGTGAGGTCGTGGCGCAGCTCAAACCGTTCGAGCGCGGCATACTGACGGCATCAGTGCAAGGCTACAGCGGCCTGACTCCTTACGTTTCGCTCGGCAATGCAGCCATCGTGCTGCTGGCTTTTGCACTATTGATCGCCGCATACTATCTCACGCGCAGAAATCCTAATTCCCTCTAA